A region from the Salmo trutta chromosome 40, fSalTru1.1, whole genome shotgun sequence genome encodes:
- the LOC115180152 gene encoding immunoglobulin kappa light chain-like: protein MVSWEVEGAEVKEEVLTNSEEEKGGRYSHSSTLTLSKARCTVCLREVLYGSVSLCEHSTTVVTLTVVISCIFSLDSTDVIFTVTAAASQHREVFVPAVIGIVSLWRTFGSGTRLDVGSNSAPTLTVLPPSSEELSSTATATLTCLANKGFPSDWTMNWKVDGTRKGEEANPGVLEKDGLYSWSSTLTLTAQEWTKAGEVTCEAQQKSQTPVTKTLRKADCSG from the exons ATGGTGAgctgggaggtggagggggcGGAGGTGAAGGAGGAGGTCCTGACCAACTCAGAAGAAGAAAAGGGTGGCCGCTACAGCCACAGCAGCACCCTGACCCTGAGCAAGGCACGCTGTACAGTCTGTCTGAGGGAGGTTTTGTACGGCTCTGTATCACTGTGTGAACACTCCACCACTGTGGTAACTCTGACAGTAGTAATCTCCTGCATCTTCAGCCTGGACTCCACTGATG TGATCTTCACTGTTACAGCTGCAGCATCACAGCACAGAGAGGTTTTTGTACCAGCAGTAATAGGGATTGTATCACTGTGGAGGACTTTTGGTAGCGGCACCAGACTAGATGTTGGAA GTAACAGTGCCCCCACCCTCACCGTCCTGCCCCCCTCTAGTGAGGAGCTGTCCAGTACAGCAACAGCCACACTGACGTGTCTGGCCAACAAGGGCTTCCCCTCAGACTGGACCATGAACTGGAAAGTGGATGGGACCAGAAAGGGGGAGGAGGCGAATCCCGGGGTCCTGGAGAAGGACGGTCTGTACAGCTGGAGCAGCACCCTGACTCTCACTGCCCAGGAGTGGACCAAGGCAGGAGAGGTGACCTGTGAAGCCCAGCAGAAATcccagactccagtcaccaagaCCCTGAGGAAGGCTGACTGTTCTGGGTAG